One Streptomyces sp. P9-A2 DNA window includes the following coding sequences:
- a CDS encoding response regulator: protein MTRVLVVDDEPAIVRALVINLKARSYEVDSAHDGAEALRLAAARHPDVVVLDLGLPDMDGVEVIRGLRGWTRVPILVLSARHASDEKVQALDAGADDYVTKPFGMDELLARLRAAVRRAEPSGENEDEGDLVVETDGFTVDLAAKKVHRDGRDVRLTPTEWHLLEVLVRNGGRLVAQKQLLREVWGPSYGTETNYLRVYMAQLRRKLEADPAHPKHFITEPGMGYRFER from the coding sequence ATGACCCGTGTGCTGGTGGTCGACGACGAACCGGCGATCGTGCGCGCCCTGGTGATCAACCTCAAGGCCCGCTCGTACGAGGTCGACTCCGCCCACGACGGTGCGGAAGCCCTCCGTCTGGCCGCCGCCCGCCACCCCGACGTGGTCGTCCTGGACCTGGGCCTGCCCGACATGGACGGCGTCGAGGTGATCCGGGGCCTGCGCGGCTGGACCCGGGTGCCGATCCTGGTGCTGTCCGCCCGGCACGCCTCCGACGAGAAGGTCCAGGCGCTCGACGCGGGAGCCGACGACTACGTCACCAAGCCCTTCGGCATGGACGAACTGCTGGCCAGGCTGCGGGCCGCCGTGCGCCGCGCCGAGCCCTCCGGCGAGAACGAGGACGAGGGCGACCTGGTGGTGGAGACCGACGGGTTCACCGTCGACCTGGCCGCGAAGAAGGTGCACCGCGACGGCAGGGACGTACGGCTGACCCCCACCGAATGGCATCTGCTGGAGGTGCTCGTACGCAACGGCGGCCGGCTCGTGGCACAGAAGCAGTTGCTCCGGGAGGTCTGGGGGCCGTCGTACGGCACGGAGACGAACTACCTGCGCGTGTACATGGCGCAGCTGCGCCGCAAGCTGGAGGCCGACCCGGCCCACCCGAAGCACTTCATCACCGAGCCGGGCATGGGCTACCGCTTCGAGCGGTGA
- a CDS encoding OB-fold nucleic acid binding domain-containing protein — MGAVPRSEKPAGRFRRMLDRLSSSQEDLESEELREDTETAGCTRIGDCQDRQIVTVTGTLRTVTLRPRAGVPALEAELFDGSAALDVVWLGRRSIVGIEPGRKLIASGRISLSRGRRVLFNPKYELRPLGRE; from the coding sequence ATGGGTGCTGTTCCTCGCTCGGAGAAACCGGCGGGCCGGTTCCGGCGCATGCTCGACCGGCTCTCCTCGTCGCAGGAGGACCTGGAGTCCGAGGAACTGCGCGAGGACACCGAGACCGCCGGCTGTACACGGATAGGTGACTGCCAGGACCGGCAGATAGTGACGGTTACTGGTACCTTGCGCACGGTCACGCTGCGGCCGCGCGCGGGAGTCCCGGCCCTGGAGGCCGAACTGTTCGACGGCTCCGCCGCGCTGGATGTGGTGTGGCTCGGCCGGCGCTCCATCGTCGGGATAGAACCGGGGCGCAAGCTGATCGCATCGGGCAGGATCTCCCTGAGCAGAGGCCGCCGGGTGCTGTTCAACCCGAAATACGAACTGAGACCCCTCGGACGGGAGTAG
- a CDS encoding DUF3159 domain-containing protein has protein sequence MTSLDKPTTEDTSADDARAVTEAALFEAFGGVRGMVETVLPGLLFVSIYTINKNLHMAAIAALVVSLAMVVVRLARKDTVKHAFSGVFGVGFGVVFAMMTGNAKDFYLPGMLYTTGLALAYIITAMAGVPLIGLMLGPIFRENLSWRTRNPGRKKAYTKASWAWGLILLGKSAILFPLYWWADTTQLGWVLIALKIPPFLLAVYLTWVFLAKAPPPIDVFAEMEAEERAEEERKAAREQEKARYAEDGEATTTGRHRRP, from the coding sequence GTGACGTCACTCGACAAGCCGACAACCGAAGACACATCCGCGGACGATGCCAGGGCGGTGACCGAGGCCGCCCTGTTCGAGGCGTTCGGCGGGGTGCGGGGCATGGTCGAGACGGTGCTGCCCGGTCTGCTGTTCGTCAGCATCTACACGATCAACAAGAACCTGCACATGGCGGCGATCGCGGCACTCGTCGTGTCGCTGGCGATGGTCGTGGTCCGGCTGGCGAGGAAGGACACCGTCAAGCACGCCTTCAGCGGCGTCTTCGGCGTCGGCTTCGGCGTGGTCTTCGCGATGATGACCGGCAACGCCAAGGACTTCTACCTGCCGGGCATGCTCTACACCACGGGCCTGGCCCTGGCGTACATCATCACCGCGATGGCCGGTGTCCCGCTGATCGGCCTGATGCTGGGCCCGATCTTCAGGGAGAACCTCTCCTGGCGCACCCGTAACCCGGGCCGCAAGAAGGCTTACACCAAGGCCAGTTGGGCCTGGGGTCTGATCTTGCTCGGCAAGAGCGCGATCCTGTTCCCGCTGTACTGGTGGGCGGACACGACACAGCTGGGCTGGGTGCTGATCGCGCTGAAGATCCCGCCGTTCCTGCTCGCGGTGTACCTGACGTGGGTGTTCCTGGCGAAGGCGCCGCCGCCGATCGACGTGTTCGCGGAGATGGAGGCGGAGGAGCGCGCCGAGGAGGAGCGCAAGGCCGCGCGCGAGCAGGAGAAGGCGCGGTACGCGGAGGACGGCGAAGCGACGACCACAGGCCGGCACCGCCGCCCCTGA
- a CDS encoding potassium channel family protein, producing MRVAIAGAGAVGRSIAGELLENGHEVLLIDKAPTAISVERVPQAEWLLADACEITSLDEAALQRCNVVIAATGDDKVNLVVSLLAKTEYGVPRVVSRVNNPKNEWLFNESWGVDVAVSTPRLMSALVEEAVSVGDLVRLLRFSHGDANLVELTLPEESALAGTQVGDVQWPQDTSLVTIIRGTRVLTPTREDSLEAGDELLFVAAQAREEQLEDLLSVRRTDTVR from the coding sequence ATGAGGGTCGCCATTGCCGGGGCCGGCGCGGTGGGTCGCTCGATCGCGGGTGAGCTGCTGGAGAACGGGCACGAGGTCCTGCTCATCGACAAGGCGCCGACCGCCATCTCGGTCGAGCGCGTTCCGCAGGCCGAGTGGCTGCTCGCCGACGCCTGCGAGATCACCTCCCTGGACGAGGCGGCGCTCCAGCGCTGCAACGTCGTCATCGCCGCGACCGGCGACGACAAGGTCAACCTGGTCGTCTCCCTGCTGGCCAAGACGGAGTACGGCGTTCCGCGCGTCGTGTCCCGGGTGAACAACCCCAAGAACGAATGGCTGTTCAACGAGTCCTGGGGCGTGGACGTGGCCGTCTCCACCCCGCGCCTGATGTCGGCCCTGGTCGAGGAGGCGGTCAGCGTCGGCGACCTGGTCCGGCTCCTGCGCTTCAGCCACGGGGACGCCAACCTGGTCGAGCTGACCCTGCCCGAGGAGTCGGCGCTGGCCGGCACCCAGGTCGGCGACGTCCAGTGGCCCCAGGACACCTCGCTGGTCACGATCATCCGGGGGACGCGCGTCCTCACCCCGACCCGGGAGGACTCCCTGGAGGCGGGCGACGAGCTGCTCTTCGTGGCCGCCCAGGCCCGCGAGGAGCAGCTGGAGGACCTTCTGTCGGTACGCAGGACCGACACCGTGCGCTGA
- a CDS encoding potassium channel family protein, with amino-acid sequence MHIVIMGCGRVGSALAQTLEEQGHTVAVIDQDPTAFRRLGSSFGGRRVTGIGFDQDTLREAGIEDAGAFAAVSSGDNSNIIAARVAREMFGIENVAARIYDPRRAEVYQRLGIPTVATVRWTADQMLRRLLPSGAEPLWRDPTGGVQLAEVHTSQAWVGHRISRLQDWTGVRVAFLTRLGEAVLPSSQTVLQEGDLVHVMMRTDEIDRVEAAFAKGPEEEEGGQ; translated from the coding sequence ATGCATATTGTGATCATGGGGTGCGGGCGCGTGGGTTCCGCCCTGGCCCAGACCCTGGAGGAGCAGGGGCACACGGTCGCCGTCATCGACCAGGACCCGACCGCCTTCCGCCGGCTGGGCTCCTCGTTCGGCGGCCGCCGGGTCACCGGGATCGGCTTCGACCAGGACACCCTGCGCGAGGCGGGCATCGAGGACGCGGGCGCCTTCGCCGCCGTCTCCAGCGGGGACAACTCCAACATCATCGCCGCGCGGGTGGCCCGCGAGATGTTCGGCATCGAGAACGTCGCCGCCCGCATCTACGACCCCCGCCGCGCGGAGGTCTACCAGCGCCTGGGCATCCCCACGGTGGCGACGGTCCGCTGGACGGCCGACCAGATGCTGCGCAGGCTGCTCCCCTCGGGCGCCGAGCCGCTGTGGCGCGATCCGACCGGCGGTGTGCAGCTCGCCGAGGTGCACACCTCGCAGGCCTGGGTGGGGCACCGGATCAGCAGACTGCAGGACTGGACCGGCGTCCGCGTGGCCTTCCTCACCCGGCTCGGCGAGGCGGTCCTGCCCAGCTCCCAGACGGTGCTGCAGGAAGGGGACCTGGTGCACGTGATGATGCGCACGGACGAGATCGACCGGGTCGAGGCGGCGTTCGCCAAAGGACCCGAAGAAGAGGAGGGCGGTCAGTGA
- a CDS encoding APC family permease produces MSKLTDVPKRILIGRALRSDRLGETLLPKRVALPVFASDPLSSVAYAPGEVLLVLSVAGLSAYHFSPWIAVAIVVLMVTVVASYRQNVHAYPSGGGAYEVATVNLGARAGRTVASALLVDYVLTVAVSISAGIENLGSAIPFVVEHKVACAIAVIVLLTLMNLRGVRESGTLFAIPTYVFVAGVFTMIAWGTFRSVVLGDEMRAPTADYEINPEYPGLTGFALVFLLLRAFSSGCAALTGVEAISNGVPAFRKPKSKNAATTLALMGLLAVTMFCGIIALAAATDVRMAEKPATDLSHNGVPLGPDYVQHPVISQVAEAVFGEGSLLFLVLAAATALVLFLAANTAYNGFPLLGSILAQDRYLPRQLHTRGDRLAFSNGIVLLAGAAILLVWAYDASTTRLIQLYIVGVFVSFTLSQIGMVRHWNRLLATEKQQAARRHMIRSRAINAFGAFFTGLVLVVVLVSKFTHGAWVALLGMCVFYVLMTMIRRHYDRVAEEVAAPEGPSADMVRPSRVHSIVLVSRIHRPTLRVLAYAKLMRSDSLEALSVNVDAAETRALHTEWERRGIEVPLKVLDSPYREVTRPVIEYVKNLRKESPRDVVSVFIPEYVVGRWYEQLLHNQSALRLKARLLFTPGVMVTSVPYQLQSSEAARQRARKRQNWAAPGSVRRGPAERSKDSSPHT; encoded by the coding sequence GTGTCCAAACTGACCGACGTGCCCAAACGCATTCTCATCGGGCGCGCGTTGCGCAGCGACCGGCTGGGCGAAACGCTTCTTCCCAAGCGCGTCGCACTCCCCGTCTTCGCATCCGACCCGCTGTCCTCCGTGGCGTACGCGCCCGGTGAGGTTCTGCTCGTCCTCTCCGTCGCGGGTCTGTCGGCCTACCACTTCAGCCCCTGGATCGCGGTCGCGATCGTCGTCCTGATGGTCACCGTGGTGGCCTCCTACCGCCAGAACGTGCATGCCTACCCCAGCGGCGGCGGCGCCTACGAGGTGGCGACCGTCAACCTCGGTGCCCGGGCGGGCCGGACGGTCGCCAGCGCCCTGCTCGTGGACTACGTCCTCACCGTGGCCGTGTCGATCTCCGCCGGCATCGAGAACCTGGGCTCGGCGATCCCGTTCGTCGTCGAGCACAAGGTGGCCTGCGCGATCGCCGTGATCGTGCTGCTGACGCTGATGAACCTGCGGGGCGTGCGGGAGTCGGGCACCCTCTTCGCGATCCCGACCTACGTGTTCGTCGCCGGTGTGTTCACCATGATCGCGTGGGGCACCTTCCGCTCGGTGGTGCTCGGCGACGAGATGCGGGCACCGACGGCGGACTACGAGATCAACCCCGAATACCCGGGCCTGACGGGCTTCGCCCTGGTCTTCCTCCTGCTGCGCGCCTTCTCCTCCGGCTGTGCCGCGCTCACCGGCGTCGAGGCGATCTCCAACGGCGTACCGGCCTTCCGCAAGCCCAAGTCCAAGAACGCGGCGACCACACTCGCGCTGATGGGCCTGCTCGCCGTCACCATGTTCTGCGGCATCATCGCGCTGGCCGCCGCGACCGACGTCCGCATGGCCGAGAAACCCGCCACGGACCTGTCCCACAACGGGGTACCGCTCGGCCCGGACTACGTGCAGCACCCGGTGATCTCGCAGGTCGCCGAGGCCGTGTTCGGCGAGGGCAGCCTGCTGTTCCTCGTCCTGGCCGCCGCCACCGCGCTGGTGCTGTTCCTCGCCGCCAACACCGCATACAACGGCTTCCCCCTGCTCGGCTCGATACTCGCCCAGGACCGCTACCTCCCGCGCCAGCTGCACACCCGCGGCGACCGGCTCGCCTTCTCCAACGGCATCGTGCTGCTCGCCGGTGCCGCCATTCTGCTGGTGTGGGCCTACGACGCCAGCACCACGCGCCTGATCCAGCTCTACATCGTCGGCGTCTTCGTGTCCTTCACCCTCAGCCAGATCGGCATGGTCCGGCACTGGAACCGCCTGCTGGCCACCGAGAAACAGCAGGCCGCACGCCGTCACATGATCCGCTCCCGGGCCATCAACGCCTTCGGCGCCTTCTTCACCGGCCTGGTCCTGGTCGTCGTGCTCGTCTCCAAGTTCACCCACGGCGCCTGGGTCGCGCTGCTCGGCATGTGCGTCTTCTACGTGCTGATGACAATGATCCGCAGGCACTACGACCGCGTCGCCGAGGAGGTCGCCGCCCCCGAGGGGCCCAGCGCCGACATGGTGCGCCCCTCCCGCGTCCACTCGATCGTCCTGGTCTCCAGGATCCACCGCCCCACGCTGCGCGTCCTCGCCTACGCCAAGCTGATGCGCTCCGACAGCCTCGAGGCGCTCAGTGTCAACGTCGACGCCGCGGAGACCCGGGCCCTGCACACGGAATGGGAGCGGCGCGGCATCGAGGTGCCCCTGAAGGTCCTGGACTCCCCGTACCGCGAGGTCACCCGGCCGGTCATCGAGTACGTCAAGAACCTGCGCAAGGAGTCCCCGCGGGACGTGGTGTCCGTGTTCATCCCCGAGTACGTGGTCGGCCGCTGGTACGAGCAGCTGCTGCACAACCAGAGCGCGCTGCGGCTGAAGGCCCGGCTGCTGTTCACACCGGGCGTGATGGTGACCTCGGTGCCGTACCAGCTGCAGTCCTCCGAGGCGGCCAGGCAGCGCGCCCGCAAGCGGCAGAACTGGGCGGCGCCGGGCTCGGTGCGGCGCGGTCCGGCGGAGCGGTCGAAGGACTCCTCCCCGCACACGTAG
- a CDS encoding class I SAM-dependent RNA methyltransferase — MQAEPRKSLVGEEYEVEIGPVAHGGHCIARTSEGQVLFVRHALPGERVVARVTEGEEGARFLRADAVTVLDASKDRIDAPCPYAGPGRCGGCDWQHAKPGAQRRLKGEVVAEQLQRLAGLTPEEAGWDGTVVPAEGDKLPAGQVPAWRTRVQYAVTADGRAGLRRHRSHEVEPIDHCMIAAEGVSELGIEKRDWTGMDSVEAIAATGSQDRQVVLTPKPGARLPLVELDRPVSVLRIDERTGQVHRVHGRPFVRERADGRTHRVANGGFWQVHPQSADTLVTAVMQGLLPRKGDMALDLYCGAGLFAGALADRVGDTGAVLGIESGKRAVEDARHNLADFPRVRIEQGKVDSVLPRTGITEVDIVVLDPPRAGAGRKTVEHLSSLGARKIAYVACDPAALARDLAYFRDGGYRVRTLRAFDLFPMTHHVECVAILEPVKKDA, encoded by the coding sequence ATGCAGGCAGAACCGAGGAAATCACTGGTGGGGGAGGAGTACGAGGTCGAGATCGGCCCCGTCGCCCACGGCGGCCACTGCATCGCCCGTACGTCCGAGGGCCAGGTGCTGTTCGTCCGGCACGCGCTGCCCGGCGAGCGGGTCGTCGCGCGGGTGACCGAGGGCGAGGAGGGCGCCCGCTTCCTGCGCGCGGACGCGGTGACGGTGCTGGACGCCTCCAAGGACCGGATCGACGCCCCCTGCCCGTACGCCGGGCCCGGCCGCTGCGGCGGCTGCGACTGGCAGCACGCCAAGCCGGGAGCGCAGCGCCGGCTCAAGGGCGAGGTCGTCGCCGAGCAGCTCCAGCGGCTCGCCGGGCTCACGCCCGAGGAGGCCGGCTGGGACGGCACCGTCGTGCCCGCCGAGGGCGACAAGCTCCCCGCCGGCCAGGTCCCGGCGTGGCGCACGCGCGTGCAGTACGCGGTGACCGCCGACGGCCGCGCGGGCCTGCGCCGGCACCGCTCGCACGAGGTCGAGCCGATCGACCACTGCATGATCGCCGCGGAGGGCGTCAGCGAACTCGGCATCGAGAAGCGGGACTGGACCGGCATGGACTCCGTCGAGGCGATCGCCGCGACCGGCTCCCAGGACCGCCAGGTCGTCCTGACCCCGAAGCCGGGCGCGCGCCTCCCGCTGGTCGAACTCGACCGCCCGGTCTCCGTCCTGCGCATCGACGAACGCACCGGCCAGGTCCACCGCGTCCACGGCCGCCCCTTCGTCCGCGAACGCGCCGACGGCCGCACCCACCGGGTCGCCAACGGCGGCTTCTGGCAGGTCCACCCGCAGTCGGCGGACACCCTGGTCACCGCGGTCATGCAGGGCCTGCTGCCCCGCAAGGGCGACATGGCCCTCGACCTGTACTGCGGCGCCGGCCTGTTCGCGGGCGCCCTCGCCGACCGGGTCGGCGACACGGGAGCCGTCCTCGGCATCGAGTCCGGCAAGCGCGCCGTCGAGGACGCCCGGCACAACCTCGCCGACTTCCCCCGCGTCCGCATCGAACAGGGCAAGGTCGACTCCGTCCTGCCCCGCACGGGCATCACCGAGGTCGACATCGTCGTCCTGGACCCGCCTCGCGCGGGCGCCGGCCGCAAGACGGTCGAGCACCTGTCGTCGCTGGGCGCGCGGAAGATCGCCTACGTGGCCTGCGACCCGGCCGCGCTGGCCCGCGACCTGGCGTACTTCCGGGACGGGGGGTACCGGGTGCGAACCCTGCGGGCGTTCGACCTGTTCCCGATGACGCACCATGTGGAGTGCGTGGCGATCCTTGAGCCGGTCAAGAAGGACGCCTGA
- a CDS encoding IS5 family transposase produces the protein MDMRKPYPSDLTDEQWALAEPVITAWKAQHPSVSGHQGKYAMREIVNAILYQNRTGCQWEFLPHDMPPPGAVKYYFYLWRDDGTDQTVHDLLRWHLREKKKRLADPSLIVMDTQSIHVSVGVPATTTGRDAAKRVPGRKRCLAVDTLGLVVEAVVLPASAHDNAAGTALLDGVAAQTDRVEKALVDQGFKKTVVDHGKRYGIDVEIVERNPADTGFVPQAKRWIIEQTNGILMFYRRLVRDYEHRPASSRSRVFWAMTSVMARRLTGSTLASRRTA, from the coding sequence ATGGACATGCGCAAGCCGTATCCGAGTGATCTCACCGACGAGCAGTGGGCGTTGGCCGAGCCGGTGATCACGGCATGGAAGGCCCAGCACCCCTCGGTCAGCGGTCACCAGGGCAAATACGCGATGCGGGAGATCGTGAACGCGATCCTGTACCAGAACCGCACCGGCTGCCAGTGGGAGTTCCTGCCCCACGACATGCCTCCGCCCGGCGCGGTGAAGTACTACTTCTACCTCTGGCGCGACGACGGCACCGACCAGACCGTGCACGACCTGCTGCGGTGGCATCTGCGGGAGAAGAAGAAGCGATTAGCCGACCCGAGCCTGATCGTCATGGACACCCAGAGCATCCACGTCTCCGTCGGGGTGCCGGCCACCACGACCGGCAGGGATGCCGCGAAACGGGTGCCGGGCAGGAAGAGATGCCTGGCCGTGGACACTTTGGGCCTGGTCGTCGAGGCCGTCGTGCTGCCGGCGTCCGCGCACGACAACGCCGCGGGCACCGCCTTGCTGGACGGCGTGGCCGCACAGACCGACAGGGTCGAAAAAGCCCTGGTCGACCAGGGGTTCAAGAAGACCGTGGTCGATCACGGCAAGCGGTACGGCATCGACGTGGAGATAGTCGAGCGCAACCCGGCCGACACCGGCTTCGTCCCGCAGGCCAAGCGGTGGATCATCGAGCAGACCAACGGGATCTTGATGTTCTACCGCCGTCTCGTGCGCGACTACGAGCACCGGCCCGCCAGCTCCCGCTCCCGGGTGTTCTGGGCGATGACCTCCGTCATGGCCCGCCGCCTCACCGGATCCACCCTCGCCTCCCGGAGGACAGCGTGA
- a CDS encoding ISAzo13 family transposase produces MAIPDEVLAVLDTKFAAVLPHLDERQRRLYLASEAEALGHGGIAAVARLAEVSESTVARGREELAGGTQALGRVRRPGGGRKSAAERDPGLVAALELLIEPREVGDPVSPLRWTTASLRDLSRELTDAGHPVSAPVVGSLLRAMGFSLQGMAKTQAGSQVPDRDAQFRHINTAAERFLAGGLPVVSVDTKQKEPIGDFARPGRTYRPKGQPITAPDHDFVGPDTPVAIPYGIYDLGRDSGWVNVGTDRNTAAFAVESLRRWWKIQGRLDYPSVDRLLVTADSGGANSADSRLFKMGLADFADECGLSITVMHFPPGTSKWNKVEHRLFSRITHSLRGQPLTSYEVLLETISATRTSTGLTVHAALDENAYPTGRVLTRAERKSAERRVKRDEFHGEWNYTIAPQDPDQQLPEDPRDESGPPVPTEATFLLTHPALTGMPREQFEQLVLQLEPCQQVLTEVERQSAGRDGRGRNPGFGTLDHRHRVLVAVLRSRNTVTLTLAAELMGRKRNVLSYHAGRSKPMLAFAGPELARVLVFRRTRPPRTLEALKRVIEHHDNEINSGSS; encoded by the coding sequence GTGGCGATTCCGGATGAAGTCCTGGCGGTACTGGATACGAAGTTCGCGGCGGTGCTGCCGCATCTGGACGAGCGGCAGCGCCGTCTGTATCTGGCTTCCGAGGCCGAGGCGCTGGGGCATGGAGGGATCGCGGCCGTGGCCAGGCTGGCGGAGGTCTCGGAGTCGACCGTCGCACGAGGGCGTGAGGAACTCGCGGGCGGAACACAGGCGTTGGGGCGGGTGCGCAGACCCGGCGGCGGGCGCAAGTCTGCCGCCGAGCGCGATCCCGGTCTGGTGGCGGCTCTCGAGTTGTTGATCGAGCCGCGTGAGGTGGGTGATCCGGTGTCCCCGCTGCGCTGGACCACTGCCTCGCTGCGGGACTTGTCCCGGGAGTTGACCGATGCCGGTCATCCGGTCAGCGCCCCAGTGGTCGGCAGCCTACTGCGTGCGATGGGCTTCAGCCTGCAGGGCATGGCCAAGACTCAAGCCGGCAGTCAGGTGCCCGACCGAGACGCCCAGTTCCGTCACATCAACACCGCCGCCGAACGCTTCCTGGCGGGGGGCCTGCCGGTGGTGAGCGTGGACACGAAACAGAAGGAACCGATCGGCGACTTCGCCCGGCCCGGCCGCACCTACCGCCCCAAAGGCCAGCCGATCACCGCCCCGGACCACGACTTCGTCGGCCCCGACACCCCGGTCGCCATTCCGTACGGCATCTACGACCTGGGGCGCGACAGCGGCTGGGTAAACGTGGGCACCGACCGAAACACCGCCGCCTTCGCGGTGGAGTCCCTGCGCCGCTGGTGGAAGATCCAAGGGCGCCTCGACTACCCCAGCGTGGACCGCTTGCTGGTCACCGCCGATTCCGGAGGGGCCAACTCGGCCGACTCCCGCCTGTTCAAGATGGGCCTGGCCGACTTCGCAGACGAGTGCGGACTGAGCATCACCGTCATGCACTTCCCGCCAGGTACTTCAAAATGGAACAAAGTGGAACACCGGCTGTTCTCCCGGATCACCCACAGCCTGCGCGGGCAGCCTCTGACCAGCTACGAAGTGCTGCTGGAGACCATCTCAGCCACCCGCACCAGCACCGGACTGACCGTTCATGCCGCACTGGACGAGAATGCTTACCCCACCGGCCGCGTGCTCACCCGAGCTGAACGCAAGAGCGCCGAGCGGCGGGTCAAACGGGACGAGTTCCACGGCGAGTGGAACTACACCATCGCCCCGCAGGACCCCGACCAGCAGCTTCCGGAAGATCCACGCGACGAGTCGGGACCTCCGGTCCCGACCGAGGCCACCTTCCTCCTCACCCACCCCGCACTCACGGGCATGCCCCGAGAACAGTTCGAACAGCTCGTGCTCCAGCTCGAACCATGCCAACAGGTCCTGACCGAAGTCGAACGCCAGAGCGCAGGCAGGGACGGCCGCGGCCGCAACCCCGGCTTCGGCACCCTCGATCACCGCCACCGCGTCCTGGTCGCCGTGCTCCGCAGCCGCAACACCGTCACCCTGACCCTCGCGGCCGAGCTGATGGGCCGCAAGCGCAACGTGCTGAGTTACCACGCCGGGAGGTCCAAGCCGATGCTGGCCTTCGCCGGGCCCGAACTCGCCAGAGTCCTCGTCTTCCGCCGGACCCGCCCTCCCCGCACGCTCGAAGCCTTGAAGCGCGTGATCGAGCACCACGACAACGAGATCAACTCCGGCAGTAGTTAA
- a CDS encoding IS5 family transposase has protein sequence MYGNAADRPERQRRYPTDMTDAEWTAVRPLLPVPAWLQGRGGRPEGYCHRQVLDAVRYLVDNGIKWRAMPADFPPWDRVYAFFRRWRDHALVQEFHDRLRAKVREKLGRDAEPTAGVIDSQSIKADAVVGTDSRGFDGGKLVNGRKRHVVVDTLGLLLGVMVTAADTGDRTAAKELLARVADAHHRLELVWADGGYTGSGASPRIVDTLDTGP, from the coding sequence GTGTACGGCAACGCGGCCGACCGGCCCGAGCGGCAGCGCCGGTACCCGACCGACATGACGGACGCGGAGTGGACGGCCGTCCGGCCGCTGCTGCCGGTGCCGGCCTGGCTCCAGGGGCGGGGCGGCCGGCCCGAGGGGTACTGCCACCGGCAGGTGCTCGATGCGGTCCGCTACCTCGTCGACAACGGGATCAAGTGGCGGGCGATGCCCGCCGACTTCCCGCCGTGGGACCGGGTGTACGCGTTCTTCCGCCGCTGGCGCGACCACGCCCTGGTCCAGGAGTTCCACGACCGGCTGCGCGCGAAGGTCCGCGAGAAGCTGGGCCGGGACGCGGAGCCGACGGCCGGAGTGATCGACTCCCAGTCCATCAAGGCGGACGCCGTGGTCGGCACCGACAGCCGCGGCTTCGACGGCGGCAAACTGGTCAACGGGCGCAAACGGCACGTCGTGGTCGACACCCTCGGCCTGCTGCTGGGCGTGATGGTCACCGCCGCGGATACCGGGGACCGCACCGCCGCGAAGGAACTGCTGGCGCGGGTGGCCGACGCCCACCACCGGCTGGAGCTGGTGTGGGCCGACGGCGGCTACACCGGCAGCGGGGCTTCACCCCGGATCGTGGACACCTTGGACACTGGACCTTGA